In Kordia antarctica, the following proteins share a genomic window:
- a CDS encoding VOC family protein, translating into MNIFHYAFKIKDIESTRTFNIEILGCEEGRSTENWIDFNFYGHQLSGHVSENFPKLDYCGKVDGVNVPIPHFGCVLTIAQFETLQQTFEANKIEFIVKPQTRYAGQTGEQRTMFVFDFSGNPLEFKAFSDENAIFSK; encoded by the coding sequence ATGAACATTTTCCACTACGCATTTAAAATAAAAGACATTGAATCGACACGTACATTTAACATTGAAATTTTAGGTTGTGAAGAAGGTAGATCCACTGAAAACTGGATTGATTTCAACTTTTACGGACATCAATTATCGGGACATGTAAGCGAAAATTTTCCAAAACTTGATTATTGTGGAAAAGTAGATGGCGTCAACGTTCCGATTCCGCATTTTGGTTGCGTATTAACGATTGCTCAGTTTGAAACTTTACAGCAAACTTTTGAGGCTAACAAAATTGAATTCATCGTAAAACCACAAACGCGTTACGCTGGACAAACTGGCGAACAACGCACCATGTTTGTATTTGATTTTAGTGGAAATCCATTGGAATTTAAAGCATTTTCGGATGAGAATGCGATTTTTTCGAAATAG
- a CDS encoding aspartyl/asparaginyl beta-hydroxylase domain-containing protein, translated as MNALKLPFEFDPEIIKKEISQFSKSDYRDIYNSSVTLETLWLKHFIEPINDAYGFPIFYPTDDLKKCPYLLSVFNMFKCRVETFRIHTLDAGAKIQKHRDSGYGFEFGKIRLHIPVYTNDKVEILVNNEAIKMKEGECWYCNFHLEHEVRNNSDEPRMHLILDCIVNDWLTDVFVKGDIKFPVSLNPNP; from the coding sequence ATGAATGCACTAAAGTTACCTTTTGAATTTGATCCTGAAATTATAAAAAAAGAAATCAGCCAATTCTCAAAATCAGATTATAGAGATATTTATAATTCTTCTGTAACGCTAGAAACCTTATGGTTAAAACATTTTATAGAACCTATCAATGATGCTTATGGATTTCCTATTTTTTATCCTACGGATGATTTAAAAAAGTGTCCGTATCTACTTTCTGTATTCAACATGTTTAAGTGTCGCGTAGAAACATTTAGAATTCACACTTTAGATGCTGGCGCTAAAATTCAAAAACATAGAGATTCAGGTTACGGTTTTGAGTTTGGAAAAATTAGGCTACACATTCCAGTATACACCAATGATAAAGTTGAAATTTTAGTCAATAACGAAGCTATAAAAATGAAAGAAGGCGAATGCTGGTATTGCAATTTTCATTTGGAACATGAAGTGAGAAATAACAGTGATGAACCACGAATGCACTTAATTTTAGATTGTATAGTTAATGATTGGTTAACGGATGTTTTTGTGAAAGGTGATATAAAATTTCCCGTTAGCTTAAACCCAAACCCCTAA
- a CDS encoding glycosyltransferase family 117 protein: MPKAKKISSWMLFAFVFLMYSISASKTITFWDSPEFIASNHTLQASHPPGAPFYTILCKVILSFFSASKAAWITNLISSFFGAVTITLLFRITTNIADRVLSVSKSNHATTIALLAGIVSALTLAFSDSFWTASTEAEVYTLSFALMTAMIHVMLLWEHTSDRKREIILLLLFALLLGFSTGTHLINIAIVIPMSILIAHKKFGLTVKSFFIAILLGCISFFVIYGFVVQGIIKLANNLDIWLVNSFKTSLNTGISVLLISIFIIFSVLLVYSRKREKIILHHTILGFIFFLIGMSSFLMPMQRSEIHTLVTESMRNSNKMLQYVRAEQFGIGEIPLLKGPVYSAPLDKDVGFVDGKPVFTYDIDTKKYVTVDDGKFKEVNYAAEFTTFFPRMFDKGDSNKYNAWTTITGEAINYPVKGEMTKIMKPTFAENLGFFWNYQVMWMNARYLFWNFIGRQNDHQGVGFIKDGNWISGINALDKSRIGDKSVIPERYKNHKGNDAFYFLPFILGLLGIFALRKHKAYFWTTILLFLTFGLGITIYVNPVPSSILIRERDYIFIGSFVIFSLWVGLSVIALFQFTKFIANQKIRVAIIGIIAFLASPAQLFSKGWDNHQRSHDNFAYNFGKAYLDACPQQAVLITNGDNMTFPIWYLQQVEGYRTDVRVINFDQLNIETHIDNLQRKMYDSKPLKITLKRDVYISGIEKLFPLQEEIKKAANLPVLFNFLNDKTTRIQWNGRLRHYIPSTSFSIPIDTLTIQKTPNPTTLNGSYTPTITWNYPKDFYGLNEIVLMNLLTNNIQNRPICFAINGKRGHTIGLDSYLIQHGMVNILAPIQRKNSKLNPKIVDTKMMYPYIMNQLQFEGFRDENEFLRYENKSYAQNILRQNYYFLAQALLEEGNVEKSMEVLDNCTSLFPNRTVPYKQFAFAIGKLYIRAGNVEKGTEICKTAMQNIWGELQWMTSFDPPNAVINLRHAFRLKNMYAQMMSQFPSGIENAPISQETFQNFEADFLKWQQRNWPY; the protein is encoded by the coding sequence ATGCCAAAAGCTAAAAAAATTAGTAGTTGGATGCTCTTTGCATTCGTGTTTTTAATGTATTCGATTTCTGCTTCAAAAACAATTACTTTTTGGGATAGTCCTGAGTTCATCGCAAGTAATCACACGCTTCAAGCATCTCATCCGCCTGGCGCACCTTTTTATACAATTTTGTGTAAAGTCATACTTTCTTTTTTCTCAGCATCAAAAGCAGCTTGGATTACAAACTTAATCTCTAGTTTTTTTGGAGCAGTAACCATTACTTTACTATTTAGAATCACTACAAATATAGCCGATCGTGTGCTTTCGGTAAGCAAAAGTAATCATGCAACTACAATTGCGTTACTTGCTGGAATTGTTTCAGCATTGACACTCGCTTTTTCAGATAGTTTTTGGACAGCTTCCACAGAAGCAGAAGTATATACATTGTCATTTGCGCTCATGACAGCAATGATTCATGTGATGTTACTTTGGGAACATACTTCTGACCGAAAAAGAGAAATTATTTTGTTATTACTATTCGCATTGCTCCTTGGATTTTCAACAGGAACACACTTGATTAATATTGCGATTGTGATTCCGATGTCAATTTTAATCGCACATAAAAAATTCGGTTTAACCGTTAAAAGTTTCTTCATAGCAATTCTACTTGGTTGTATCAGTTTTTTTGTCATTTATGGTTTCGTAGTTCAAGGAATTATCAAACTAGCAAACAACTTGGATATTTGGCTAGTAAACAGTTTCAAAACTTCTCTAAACACAGGAATTAGTGTGTTGCTAATTAGCATTTTTATCATCTTCAGCGTATTGCTTGTCTATTCGCGAAAGCGTGAAAAAATAATACTTCATCACACTATTTTAGGCTTTATTTTCTTTTTAATTGGAATGAGCTCGTTTCTCATGCCAATGCAACGATCTGAAATACATACATTGGTTACCGAAAGCATGCGAAACAGCAATAAAATGCTCCAATATGTGCGTGCAGAACAGTTTGGTATTGGCGAAATTCCGTTATTAAAAGGACCAGTTTACAGTGCGCCGTTAGATAAAGATGTTGGTTTTGTTGATGGAAAACCTGTTTTTACATACGATATTGATACAAAAAAATATGTAACTGTTGATGACGGAAAATTTAAAGAAGTAAATTATGCTGCTGAGTTTACCACGTTTTTCCCAAGAATGTTTGACAAAGGCGATAGCAATAAATACAACGCTTGGACAACAATTACTGGCGAAGCAATCAACTATCCTGTAAAGGGCGAAATGACGAAAATAATGAAGCCAACATTTGCAGAAAATCTTGGTTTTTTCTGGAATTATCAAGTGATGTGGATGAATGCGCGGTATCTTTTTTGGAATTTTATTGGACGCCAAAACGATCATCAAGGTGTTGGTTTTATCAAAGATGGAAATTGGATTAGTGGAATTAATGCACTAGATAAAAGCAGAATTGGAGATAAATCAGTAATTCCTGAACGTTACAAAAACCACAAAGGAAATGATGCGTTTTACTTTTTACCATTCATTTTAGGACTTTTAGGAATCTTCGCTTTGCGAAAACATAAAGCGTATTTTTGGACAACTATTCTCCTATTTCTAACGTTTGGTTTAGGAATTACCATTTATGTAAATCCTGTTCCGTCAAGTATTTTAATTCGGGAGCGCGATTATATTTTTATCGGTTCATTTGTTATATTTTCACTTTGGGTTGGACTTTCCGTAATTGCACTTTTTCAATTCACAAAATTCATCGCGAATCAAAAAATACGTGTTGCCATTATTGGTATTATTGCTTTTTTAGCTTCGCCTGCACAACTTTTTTCCAAAGGCTGGGACAATCACCAACGAAGTCATGACAACTTTGCGTATAACTTCGGAAAAGCATATTTAGACGCATGTCCGCAACAAGCCGTTTTGATTACAAATGGCGATAATATGACGTTTCCTATTTGGTATTTGCAACAAGTGGAAGGTTATCGGACAGATGTTCGTGTGATTAATTTTGATCAACTAAACATTGAAACTCACATTGATAATTTACAACGGAAAATGTACGATTCCAAGCCGTTAAAAATCACCTTAAAAAGAGACGTTTATATTAGTGGAATTGAAAAATTATTTCCTTTGCAGGAAGAAATAAAAAAAGCCGCAAACCTTCCTGTATTATTTAATTTTTTAAATGATAAAACAACACGTATTCAATGGAATGGACGTTTGCGACACTATATTCCATCAACTTCGTTTTCAATTCCGATTGATACTTTAACGATTCAGAAAACACCCAATCCGACAACGTTAAACGGTTCGTATACGCCAACAATTACGTGGAATTATCCGAAAGATTTTTATGGTTTAAATGAAATCGTTTTGATGAATTTACTAACCAACAACATTCAAAATCGTCCAATTTGCTTTGCAATTAATGGCAAAAGAGGACATACTATTGGATTAGATTCTTATTTAATTCAACATGGAATGGTAAACATTTTAGCACCAATTCAGCGAAAAAACTCAAAACTAAATCCAAAAATTGTAGACACAAAAATGATGTATCCGTACATCATGAATCAATTGCAGTTTGAAGGTTTCCGTGATGAAAATGAATTTCTCAGATATGAAAACAAATCGTACGCACAGAATATTTTGAGACAGAATTATTACTTTCTCGCGCAAGCATTATTAGAAGAAGGAAACGTTGAAAAATCGATGGAAGTATTGGACAATTGCACTTCGTTATTTCCTAATAGAACTGTTCCGTACAAACAATTTGCATTTGCTATTGGAAAACTGTATATAAGAGCTGGAAATGTTGAAAAAGGAACCGAGATTTGCAAAACTGCGATGCAAAATATTTGGGGCGAATTGCAGTGGATGACTTCTTTTGATCCGCCAAATGCTGTGATAAACTTACGACATGCATTCCGATTGAAAAATATGTATGCACAAATGATGTCGCAATTTCCAAGTGGAATTGAAAATGCGCCAATCAGTCAAGAAACATTTCAGAATTTTGAGGCAGATTTTCTAAAATGGCAACAGCGGAATTGGCCGTACTAA
- a CDS encoding beta strand repeat-containing protein, translating to MKKQLPLVIVFVLSLLGVTSLQAQTLNEVMGTGSGVNITTGDFNTMYGDSTGSFVTSGSRMVLLGYSAGRSMTTQSELIAIGYLAGYSNTSGFDNTYVGYEAGRLNTTGGDNTFIGAESGEMNTTGYDNTFVGEESGANNTTGYENTFIGEDAGFSNTTGYKQTFVGNEVGISSDVGYRNTAIGSEAMSDVDDGHHNTGVGDSAAIDIGDGIYNTMIGAAAGVATEYADYNTFVGAQAGWDNNRTNNTTNANHNTYLGFSTGFTNREGQYNVGIGSLADFDNNNRSNAIFMGYDINASNNNVIGVGNRAFADGQFSVSLGHDHDVRGQNSIMMGYLGNMSALADYSVGIGDRVDIEENDVVGIGRLVDVDNQQAVAIGSTTVAQNDGAIVIGYTASSTDPGALLPTNNIAIGYAANVQGTNSVAIGNAATAVNNNTMVLGGATNPLSVGIGTNTPNAKSSLDLTGATKGLQLNRMLTAERTAFGTTLAVVDEGMIVYDSELDNTYYWDGTQWKGMMDTDAQAISVAADVLSITGDAGTVDLSGYLDNTDAQAISVAADVLSITGDAGTVDLSGYLDNTDEQAISVAANVLSITGDAGTVDLSGYLDNTDGQAISLTGDVLSISGDAGTVDLSGYTNTDSQNLSLSGTTLSISGGTGADLSSLQDGTGTDNQELSIAANTLSISGGATTIDLSGYLDNTDTQAISVAADVLSITGSAGTVDLSGYLDNTDNQNLSLTGTTLNIAGGTGADLSSLQDGTGTDSQAISVAADVLSITGSAGTVDLSGYLDNTDNQNLSLTGTTLNIAGGTGADLSSLQDGTGTDNQELSVAANTLSISGGATTIDLSGYLDNTDNQNLSLTGTTLNIAGGTGVDLSSLQDGTGTDSQELSVAANVLSISGGATTIDLSGYLDNTDNQNLSLSGTTLSISGGTSADLSSLADGTGTDNQDLSLSGTTLNITGGTGVDLSSFSDGTGTDDQNLTSATLSGNTLTVAIEGGTSVNVDLSPVLSALEAENTSQQAQIDDLLARVTTIEACACDGTLSLPGGAPASRSGAILYQNIPNPFNDTSSIRYFIPQDTSGNAAIVFVNTAGQVISTVDITNRGESELDINTRSLSSGMYYYTLYVGGKKVATKKMIIE from the coding sequence ATGAAAAAACAATTACCCCTCGTAATTGTGTTTGTATTAAGCCTTTTAGGAGTGACAAGCTTGCAAGCACAAACGCTAAATGAAGTCATGGGAACCGGTTCTGGTGTAAACATTACTACCGGAGATTTTAATACCATGTATGGAGATAGTACAGGTAGCTTTGTAACCTCAGGTTCAAGAATGGTTCTTCTAGGATATTCCGCTGGTCGTAGTATGACAACTCAAAGTGAGTTGATAGCAATCGGTTACTTAGCTGGATATTCAAACACTTCAGGTTTTGATAACACATATGTTGGTTATGAAGCTGGTCGTTTAAATACAACTGGTGGAGATAACACATTCATTGGTGCAGAGTCTGGAGAAATGAACACTACTGGTTATGACAACACGTTCGTTGGAGAAGAATCTGGAGCAAATAACACCACTGGTTATGAAAACACATTCATTGGAGAAGATGCTGGTTTTAGTAATACTACTGGTTACAAACAAACTTTTGTCGGAAACGAAGTAGGTATTTCATCTGACGTAGGATATAGAAACACTGCTATTGGTAGTGAAGCAATGAGTGATGTAGATGATGGTCACCACAACACAGGAGTTGGAGATTCTGCTGCAATTGATATTGGAGATGGTATTTACAATACTATGATTGGAGCCGCTGCAGGTGTTGCTACAGAATATGCAGATTATAATACATTTGTTGGAGCACAAGCAGGTTGGGATAACAACCGTACAAATAATACAACAAACGCAAACCACAATACATATTTAGGTTTCTCTACTGGTTTTACAAACAGAGAAGGACAATATAATGTTGGTATAGGATCGCTTGCAGATTTTGATAACAACAACAGATCTAATGCTATTTTTATGGGATATGATATCAATGCAAGTAATAACAACGTTATTGGAGTTGGTAACAGAGCTTTTGCTGATGGACAATTTTCAGTTTCTTTAGGACATGATCATGATGTAAGAGGTCAAAACTCTATTATGATGGGTTATTTAGGAAACATGTCAGCCTTAGCTGATTATTCAGTTGGTATTGGAGATAGAGTCGATATTGAAGAAAATGACGTAGTTGGTATTGGTCGTTTGGTAGATGTTGACAATCAGCAAGCAGTTGCTATTGGTTCTACTACGGTAGCACAAAATGATGGAGCAATTGTAATTGGATACACTGCATCTTCAACTGATCCAGGAGCATTATTACCCACAAACAACATTGCTATTGGGTATGCCGCAAACGTACAAGGAACAAATTCAGTTGCAATTGGTAATGCTGCAACTGCGGTAAATAATAATACAATGGTTCTTGGTGGTGCAACAAATCCATTAAGTGTTGGTATCGGAACTAATACACCAAATGCAAAATCTTCTTTAGACTTAACAGGAGCAACCAAAGGTTTACAACTAAACCGTATGCTTACCGCAGAACGCACTGCTTTTGGAACGACTTTAGCTGTTGTTGATGAAGGAATGATTGTATATGATTCAGAATTAGATAACACGTACTATTGGGACGGAACGCAATGGAAAGGCATGATGGATACAGATGCACAAGCAATTTCAGTTGCCGCAGATGTTTTAAGCATTACTGGAGACGCAGGAACTGTTGATTTATCAGGTTATTTAGACAATACAGATGCACAAGCAATTTCAGTTGCCGCAGATGTTTTGAGTATTACTGGAGATGCTGGAACTGTTGATTTATCAGGATATTTAGACAATACAGACGAACAAGCAATTTCAGTTGCTGCAAATGTGTTAAGTATTACTGGAGATGCTGGAACTGTTGACTTATCAGGGTATTTGGATAATACAGATGGACAGGCAATTTCTTTAACTGGAGATGTTTTAAGTATTTCAGGCGACGCTGGAACGGTTGATTTATCAGGATATACAAACACAGACAGTCAAAATTTATCATTATCAGGAACAACTTTAAGTATTTCTGGCGGAACTGGAGCTGATTTATCTTCATTGCAAGATGGAACAGGAACTGACAACCAAGAATTATCTATTGCTGCCAACACCTTAAGTATTTCGGGTGGAGCAACTACCATAGATTTATCAGGATACTTAGATAATACAGATACACAAGCAATTTCAGTTGCTGCAGATGTGTTAAGTATCACAGGAAGTGCTGGAACGGTTGATTTATCAGGATATTTAGACAATACAGACAATCAAAATTTATCATTAACAGGAACAACGCTAAATATTGCAGGTGGAACAGGAGCTGATTTATCTTCATTGCAAGATGGAACAGGAACTGACAGTCAAGCAATTTCAGTTGCTGCGGATGTGTTAAGTATCACAGGAAGTGCTGGAACAGTTGATTTATCAGGATATTTAGACAATACAGACAATCAAAATTTATCATTAACAGGAACAACGCTAAACATTGCAGGTGGAACTGGAGCCGACTTATCTTCATTACAAGATGGAACAGGAACAGATAACCAAGAATTATCAGTAGCTGCTAACACATTAAGTATTTCTGGCGGAGCAACTACAATAGACTTATCAGGATATTTAGACAATACAGATAATCAAAATTTATCATTAACAGGAACAACCTTAAACATTGCAGGCGGAACTGGAGTTGATTTATCTTCATTACAAGATGGAACAGGAACAGATAGCCAAGAATTATCGGTTGCTGCAAATGTGTTAAGTATTTCAGGTGGAGCAACTACAATAGACTTATCAGGATATTTAGACAATACGGATAATCAAAACTTATCATTATCAGGAACAACCTTAAGTATTTCTGGAGGAACATCAGCTGATTTATCTTCATTAGCAGATGGAACAGGAACTGACAATCAAGATTTATCATTATCAGGAACTACCTTAAATATTACTGGTGGAACTGGAGTTGATTTGTCTTCTTTTTCAGATGGAACAGGAACGGATGATCAAAACTTAACATCTGCAACATTATCAGGAAACACACTAACGGTAGCTATTGAAGGTGGAACTTCTGTAAACGTAGATTTATCACCAGTTTTAAGTGCATTAGAAGCTGAAAATACATCACAACAAGCACAAATAGATGATTTACTAGCAAGAGTTACAACTATTGAAGCATGTGCATGTGATGGAACATTATCATTGCCAGGTGGAGCACCAGCATCAAGAAGCGGCGCTATTTTATACCAAAACATTCCAAACCCTTTCAATGATACTTCATCAATTCGTTACTTTATTCCACAAGATACTAGTGGAAACGCAGCGATTGTATTTGTAAATACTGCTGGACAAGTGATTTCAACTGTTGATATTACTAACAGAGGAGAAAGTGAATTAGACATAAACACACGTTCATTATCTTCTGGTATGTACTACTACACATTATATGTTGGTGGTAAAAAAGTAGCTACTAAGAAAATGATTATCGAATAA
- a CDS encoding WD40/YVTN/BNR-like repeat-containing protein gives MRSIISVCILTLFFSCSEKKKEVAKQPEKAIAEVSIQTIFNDSISIRAIAITPENDLVYGGNKTTIGHYNTTSNQHKNLLKGKVADSLNVSFRAVAFANEHTFGISIANPALLYKISTDGTVKLVYEETNEKVFYDAIAFWNDKEGIVMGDPTEDCISIIITRDGGNTWKKISCDNLPKAIAGEAAFAASNTNISIIGNETWIATGGKASRILYSADKGNTWEVFETPIIQGIETTGMYSVDFYDAKNGFAIGGDYTKADANEANKIRTSNGGKTWKIVAKNQNPGYRSCVQYVPNSNAKELIAVGFKGIDYSNDAGNTWKQLSDEGFYTIRFLNDSTAYAAGKNRIAKLLFNRK, from the coding sequence ATGCGCTCTATAATTTCCGTTTGTATCCTAACATTATTTTTTTCTTGTTCTGAAAAGAAAAAGGAAGTAGCAAAACAACCTGAAAAAGCAATTGCTGAGGTTTCTATTCAAACTATTTTTAATGATTCTATCAGTATCAGAGCAATTGCAATTACACCTGAAAACGATTTGGTATATGGCGGAAACAAAACTACGATTGGACATTACAATACAACTTCAAACCAACATAAAAATCTATTAAAAGGAAAAGTAGCTGATTCGCTCAATGTGAGTTTTAGAGCTGTCGCTTTCGCGAATGAACACACGTTTGGAATTAGCATTGCCAATCCTGCATTACTATATAAAATTTCGACTGATGGAACTGTGAAATTAGTCTACGAAGAAACAAACGAAAAAGTATTTTACGATGCAATTGCTTTCTGGAATGATAAAGAGGGAATTGTCATGGGCGATCCGACAGAAGATTGCATAAGTATCATAATTACGCGTGATGGCGGAAATACATGGAAGAAAATTTCCTGCGATAATTTACCAAAAGCAATAGCTGGAGAAGCTGCTTTTGCCGCAAGTAATACAAATATTTCAATTATAGGAAACGAAACTTGGATTGCAACAGGAGGAAAGGCGAGTAGAATTCTATATTCGGCAGATAAAGGAAACACGTGGGAAGTATTTGAAACGCCAATAATTCAAGGAATAGAAACCACAGGAATGTATTCAGTAGATTTCTATGATGCTAAAAACGGATTCGCCATTGGTGGCGATTATACAAAAGCGGACGCAAACGAAGCAAACAAAATCAGAACTTCCAATGGCGGAAAAACGTGGAAAATCGTTGCTAAAAATCAAAATCCAGGCTATAGAAGCTGTGTGCAATATGTGCCAAATAGTAATGCAAAAGAATTGATTGCTGTTGGTTTCAAAGGAATTGATTATTCTAACGATGCAGGAAATACTTGGAAACAACTCTCCGACGAAGGATTCTACACAATTCGTTTCCTAAATGATTCTACGGCGTATGCGGCGGGGAAAAATAGAATTGCTAAATTGTTATTCAATCGAAAGTAA
- a CDS encoding sensor of ECF-type sigma factor, with protein sequence MKLYTTLFFLCFGLFAGMAQNGNFGKKNKEKIKVLKIAFFTENLDLTEKEAQQFWPVYNTYDDKNHELRVKGMNKIKRDVNNFESMTEAEAIIILNRIEALEMQVYENNRALMKKLRGILPAKKIIRLKKAERDFNRKLMKQFRDKHDKNKSMP encoded by the coding sequence ATGAAACTATATACTACACTCTTTTTTTTATGTTTTGGGCTCTTTGCAGGAATGGCGCAAAACGGTAATTTTGGCAAAAAAAACAAAGAAAAAATTAAGGTATTAAAGATTGCTTTTTTTACGGAAAATTTGGATTTAACTGAAAAGGAAGCACAACAATTTTGGCCTGTTTACAACACGTATGACGATAAAAATCATGAGTTGCGTGTGAAAGGAATGAACAAGATAAAGAGAGACGTAAACAATTTCGAAAGCATGACGGAAGCAGAAGCAATAATTATCTTGAATAGAATTGAAGCGCTGGAAATGCAAGTTTATGAAAACAACAGAGCGTTAATGAAAAAACTCAGAGGAATTCTTCCTGCAAAAAAGATTATCCGCCTGAAAAAAGCAGAACGCGATTTTAATAGAAAACTGATGAAACAGTTTCGAGATAAACACGATAAAAATAAATCAATGCCCTAA
- a CDS encoding RNA polymerase sigma factor, producing the protein MNVVETTLIDDLKNPKTQEKAFRELVSTYKERLYWHIRRMVTSHEDTDDVLQNTFVKVFRSIDKFKGDSKLYSWMYRIATNESITFINQRAKKSGISSEELKDHLVNNLQADVYFEGDEIQLQLQKAIAILPQKQQLVFTMRYFDDIKYKDMSEILDTSVGALKASYHHAVKKIENYLTD; encoded by the coding sequence TTGAACGTCGTAGAAACCACTCTTATTGATGATTTGAAGAATCCGAAAACGCAAGAAAAGGCGTTTCGAGAGCTTGTGTCTACGTATAAAGAGCGTTTGTATTGGCATATTCGAAGAATGGTAACGAGTCATGAAGACACCGATGATGTACTTCAAAATACGTTTGTTAAAGTGTTTAGAAGTATTGATAAGTTTAAAGGCGACAGTAAATTATATTCTTGGATGTACCGAATTGCAACGAATGAATCGATTACGTTTATTAATCAGCGCGCAAAAAAATCAGGAATTTCTTCGGAAGAATTGAAAGATCATTTGGTTAATAATTTACAAGCCGATGTATATTTTGAAGGCGACGAAATTCAGTTGCAACTGCAAAAAGCGATTGCAATTTTACCACAGAAACAACAACTTGTTTTTACGATGCGTTATTTTGACGATATAAAATACAAAGATATGAGCGAAATTTTAGATACATCAGTTGGCGCATTGAAAGCTTCGTATCATCATGCAGTGAAAAAAATAGAAAATTATTTAACGGATTAA